Genomic DNA from Hordeum vulgare subsp. vulgare chromosome 2H, MorexV3_pseudomolecules_assembly, whole genome shotgun sequence:
ACCTTGTAAGCATCACTGGACCATACTGACGCCAGTTTGATTGCGTGGCCGAGGAGGTGGACATCTGCACTAGGTCGCCggagacccgaggaagaagaagaatggggAAAGGGGAAAGCAATGGGCGGCGACGGACGGACGGGCACGGGCGGAATCGCTTCTAGCCGCGACGAGGTAGGTCCCGCGCTTACGTGGATACGTTGTGGGTCCAACCCATAACAGCTAATGAGGATATCAGTTCAGCTTAAGGACCatgtcgcacaggagctatttaCTCGTTCAAAAGTGTCGCTGCCGAGCCATTCTGTCGAACAACGTCTCATTCCATCCAATTCCCAGGAAAgacgtcgcacaggagctattggcCCGGTTTCTCTTGGTGACCACATTTTAGAAAGCCCTTGCAATTGGGTGGGAACAATTGTAGAGTGACCCCATGAGCACACACCTCACCGAGGATTATCATTTATGAGACCTCCAAATTGAAACCACCTAGCAAGTATTAGTGAGTTGTGCTGGCATAGACATTATGTTCGATTATGCAAATCAGGAGTCCTGCCTTTCCTGCTTGTATTATAGCACATGTCCATTTACTAGTTCCTGGTAGGATGCTTTCCTGGATCACCTCCAAATTCTGAACGAACTGTTGTGCTATATGCTTGCTTATACATAGTTACGTTTTAGGGATTCTCTAGAAGCCAGAGAGGTGTTGCGGCAGTCCGTTGGATACCATAGGACGTGGAAGTTTTTGTTTTTACATTATAAACATTGATTGCAGTTTCTTGTAGTGTACATAGATGCAAAAATCACAAACTCAATATAGAAAATTAGCTGCAGTCGTCTTGATAGTTGATTACATAATTATTTAGGTGTGtccaagaagaaaagaagttgcgaaCAACATTTACATGTTCGATAGGAAATATGCAACTTTTTGACACGAATGACACCAATATAAGATATTAATTTCATGGGACAACATATGAGGCACGTTTGCCATCCTTACACTTCTAGTATAACATGCATATACTATTTTATAAAGAGCTTAATGAGATTATCACACTTTCAAActacacaacaacaataagactGAGTATTGCACAATGCTTTTTCAAGTGCTCCTCCACTTATTTAGCCATATATAACTGCCGATGCAGATATAGAGCAACCGACTCCTAGATGCTCATGGGTAGTACATCCGATCACGAGCAGTTGTTGGGCATGGTGAGACCGCACTTGCCAGGCAGAGCCATGGCGCGCTTTGCGTCGATGTGGTACATTCTCAGCCATATGCCGGCGATGCCTTTGTAGCGGCAAATGCATGATAGATTGGCCTTCCCAAGCGCAGCACAACACTCAGCCGATGGATTCTCTGTCGGGTTATTCACTGCCGCCGCAGGCTGGCAAAGCTTGAATTCATCATTCGACATGCCGCAGACGCCATGAACACCCTCTAATGCGGCGAGGGACACCACCATGACAAGCAACAGTGTTGCAGCCAATGCATGTGACTTAGCCATGGCTGTTTGTACTATTATTTCGTACCTAGTGGATTGCTAGTGAAGATTTTGGTCTTAGCTAGGCTTTACTTTGGGAATGTCGTGTGAGATGAATGTTTGGTGTATGGCTCTATTTATAGGGGCAGTCGTATTGTTCGTGGAGTGTGTATTATGCATCAAGCAAGAACTTAAGCGCCCCAAGTGCTGCCCACATGTAGAAGCACTATCTTCCTATCATGAAAGAAATCTGCACTTGAACCCACTGTGAACGATAACGACTACCACAGTTGGCAACAAAGAAATGTAACGAAGTGAATCTACTGATTTCTTTTGAAAGATTACTGTAAAAATCTCTATAATATTAATGTAACATCAGGAGTACACCGCAAAACTATCATAGAAAACAATTCTTCGATTTGCCCAGCTAAAAGCTTTTTGCATGCCTTTCAAAAAAGTAAACTTTGTAAAAGAAAGATGGCTCATGATAACACTTGAGAATTCAATTGTTTACCTGACCGATCGATTAAGACATCCACTAAAATGTCTATGGTATATGTTCTGCTGCTAAATTATAGGAATGACTTCATCAGTGCTAGGCAAGTGTTTTGCCCCCAACCATGTGTTCACAGATATTTTGTGTTCGAAAAGAGGATGATGTGCGAAAATCCATTTATGAGCCCGGGCTCATATGTACCCGTGCTAAAtacaaaaatcaaaacaaatactaaaaaaattaaaaaattccATTTCTTTGGGTGGTAGAAATTTGACGCGTGAGGTCCGCTTCAATATTTATATCATTTGAAGAGCAGCTCTCGGTAAAAAAACAAATTCAAGGTCTCTAAAAGGGTTTACTCATGCACTATTTTGACTTGATTTGTCTTTTTTTACTAAGAGCTGCTCAGATGTCAAATAATACAAAAATTGGAGCGAATCTTACACAACAAATTATCTACCACCCAAAAAAAATTGGATTTTTTGAAactttttagtatttattttaatttgtttccTGATTAGGTGCAGATGAGCTGGGCACCGAAAAGCCGCACTCGGTGATGTGCTCATATAGTCATATATATAGTTAATGAAATGAGATGACCTATAAGAAAGAAACGCCAATCTTGGCCTATGGTCATATATTATATCTTCTGGATTTTGTTTCGAAAATCCTTAAGAGAGCATCTACAAGCATGGTAATCAAATTCGGCCTATCAAATGTGTGCGGACGTCGATATCCGTGTATTTCATATCCAATACCCTGTATGCATACTAAACCATGCAACATGAATAAACTACGTAGATCATTAAACGGACATATAATGCACATTCTAATCGTCAAAAGATCATCAATGGATCTCCAACAAATCACCAAAATTTCACATAATCCACATAAATGACGGACAAATTTAAACTACATTACTAAGAACTTGAAATTAAAGGTGGAGGCGGcggatcttcaccacttcctcgtGGGCCCTTTGCCCTTCTGGTCGACAACACAATGTTTGGCGTCCACCACTGTTGAGTCATCGTCGGAGGATCCATGGTCGTTGCCGTCGTCAGACGAGGCTCGAAGAGGATGATGTGCCCTTTTAGCCGTCGGGCGACCCTGTGTGTTGTGCTTGAGCTTCGCTTCCTCACCCGCCTCTGTCATTGCCTCGCTGCCTCGCGCTCCGACCACTCAATGGGAAGCCAGAGTACCTTGGCATTCTTTCCACGGAGTCGGCGAGTGCCTGTCTCCTCCGTCGTAAGCGACTGGCGGCAACCAGCGGCGGCGATGCACGGATTTCTCTCCCGCATACCACACCCTCGCCCGCTGTCTCTTGCGACGTGTGGCGCACTCGTCCGATTCTGGCATGAGCATCCAGGACAGCAGAGCGGGGACTAGGACCCACGACTGCCCTTGCGGAGCAGACGCTGTCGGGGGAAGGGGACGATGGAGGGGCATCACGGACTGCGTAGCCCTCACGGAGAGACGCGTGGGCTGGTAGGGGCCAACTCAGGTGTTCGCGCTGCGCCGGCCAAGGACTGACGTGGGAGCAGATCCGAACCACCCCCCTTTGTTCACCTTAGACCTTTCCGAGGCAATGAGAGGGATAACTCCTCGTCGACATCAATGTCGGAGTCAGAGCGACCGCCGGTAATCGACGTGCTCGTCGAAGTCGTCATATTGGATCGAAATCTAATAAATCGGAGGAGGggagaagaagagacagagcaagAGAGGAGAGTGACGTGAGCTAGGGTTCCAGATTAGGGTTTATTGGGGACGGAGTGGGGTCAGGGTGAGCCGGGCTAACGTGACGTATGCGCCCGGGCGCATTTAGGTCGCCTCATATCTGTCATACATTTGGGCTGTATATAAGGAGCGCCGGACAGCTCGAATATTTTAGGCCGGTTTAAGGCGTCCGAATGAGTTGTTTTTTTGGCCGGTCATTGACCGAACGGCCTGTCCGGGAATTTAAGACCGGTTTGAagcgcccagctgtagatgctcttagaagTCTTGTATATGCAACTATTACTGTGATAATAGTCACTAGTGGGGacatggcctttagtcccggcccgtaacgggctttagtcccggttcaccaaccgggactaaaggggcgggactaaaggcctaacctttagtcccggccctgttccaagccgggaccaaaggtgctccacgtggctgCCTCGAagggagtacctttagtcccggttctacttacgaaccgggactaaaggatccgtctgtttttttttgtttgtttgacccgaaaaggtagatttttttaaaattttttcaaattttatttttgaatattttttatgttttattccaattttctaatctttgaattatttgacaatttaatatctaatcacccatcctcactgctctagcgtggatcactcattttAAATCGTGTAACTTCCCGGccgatcacccatcctttcactgcttcagcccgagcacttctatcgcccctagttgccaagtgtgcacttgttgttttcctgacaatagtaagctatcaatcctaaacaacttgggtcttgatgtcatgtcacatgatttaattttttgaattacaaacaattattaaaataaagttAATAAGTAACAATACTAGTGAATttaaatgaaaacaacctaatatttttaaataaaattatttttcttttttttttggaaaaaacttttttttgaaataactttttttccatttggaattttgagcatgtgagaaaacttcaccgggcaagcccgggtgaaatcgagtaccaattttttctagtttttttttatatattaattttttttggacgtcgtacgcaaaagttatggctgtttattttttttcctttttttgcaaaaacagtcaaaattcatatctcaaaatttctataccgactagacactaaaacctaacaacatctcaaaggattttattttttgaagattttatcatttttgtttattttttgaatattttatcatttttgtttattttctacaaaactcaaagtatcaaggtttcagacgaaaccccatatgctacaaaggcatttttttaaaattaattgaactgtagatttttttgtgcattaagtatgcaccatactacaacatgttaaaatctacagaaagaactaactaaaaataataaaaaacaacaattaaatgactaaaacaactatataagcaaaacaatatttctttaattaaaatc
This window encodes:
- the LOC123430769 gene encoding putative lipid-transfer protein DIR1, giving the protein MAKSHALAATLLLVMVVSLAALEGVHGVCGMSNDEFKLCQPAAAVNNPTENPSAECCAALGKANLSCICRYKGIAGIWLRMYHIDAKRAMALPGKCGLTMPNNCS